GCGACACCCGCGAGCCCGCCCGCGTAGCCCGGCGCCCGGTGGGCATGGGCGGCGAGGAGGGCGAGGCTGTCGCTCGGCGTCACGAACAGGCCCGGCGCCACGATCATGTTGCGGTCGCCGTCGCCGTCGGAGGCGGCGCCGAAATCCGGGGCGTCGGGCCCCTGCATCAGGTCGAACAGGTCGTGGCAGTGGACGGGGTTCGGGTCCGGGTGGTGGCCGCCGAAATCCTCCTTCGGCTCGGCGTTGACCACCGTGCCCGCGGGGGCGCCGAGCATCCCTTCCAGGATGGCAGTCGCGTAGGGTCCGGTCACCGCGCTCATGGCGTCGAAGCGCATGCGGAAACCGGAGGCGAACAGGCGCGACACCGCGTCGAAGTCGATCAGCGTGCGCATCAGCTCGGCGTAGTCGGCCACCGGGTCGATGACCGTGACCGTCATGGCGCCGAGGCGGGTCTCGCCCAGGGTGTCGAGGTCGAGGTCCGGGGCCTCCACGAGGCGGTACTCGGTCAGGGCCCTGGCCCGCGCGAAGATCGCGTCGGTGAGGGATTCGGGTGCCGGCCCACCGTTGGCGGCGTTGAACTTGATGCCGAAATCACCCTCCGGCCCGCCCGGGTTGTGACTCGCCGAGAGAATGATGCCGCCGAGCGCCTTGGATTTCCGGATCACGCAAGAGGCGGCGGGCGTCGAGAGCAGGCCGCCGCGCCCGACCAGAACCCGTCCGAACCCGTTGCCGGCGGCGAGGCGCAGCGTCTTCTGCACCACCTCGCGGTTCAGGAAGCGTCCGTCGCCGCCCAGCACAAGGGTTGCCCCGTCCTTGTCGGACAGGGTGTCGAAGATCGCCTGGACGAAGTTCTCGACGTAGTTCGGCTGCCGGAACACCGGCACCTTCTTGCGCAGGCCAGAGGTGCCCGGCTTCTGGTCGGAGAAGGCGGCGGTCGCGACGGTCTTCGGAGTCGTCATGGGCGGGCGTCTCCCGGGATCTCCCGCCTCCATGCCCGTCCGGAGGCGCGGCGTCACCAGCTCCGGCGACAGGGACGGACGTTTTTCACCCGGTTTGGCCGCATCGGGCGACGGAATGCGCCGGCTGTCCGGCCGCCCGTGCCGCCGAGCGTTGCGCCGGCCGGGACCCGTCGATTGAATGGCCGGAGCCGCCACGCAAGGCGGGCCGGAGGAAACCATGGCGGACAGACGCGCGCAGACCGATCCGAACGGGGCGCGGGAGGGCAAGGGCCCGACCGGGGGCTTGGCCCGTCGCCACGTGATCGGAGCCCTCGCCGCGGGAGCCGCAGTCGCGGCGACGCCGGCCCCGGCGGCAGCGCCGTCGAGCCGGCTGACGATGGAGGAGTTCCGCCTGCCCTGGAGCGAGCCGGGGGTCGAGATCTACGTCCGCAACAAGCGCCCCGCCGGGATCGACCGGTTCCCGGGCGACCGGATCCTGCTCTACGTGCACGGCTCCACCTACCCGTCCTCCACGGCCTTCGACCTGCCGCTCGGCGGGATGTCGGCCATGGATTACCTCGCGGGCCTCGGCTTCGACGTCTACTGCGTGGACCTGCCGGGCTACGGCCTGTCCGGGCGCCCGGCCGCCATGGACGCGCCGCCGGACGACAACCCGCCCCTCATGCGCACGCCCGACGCCGCCAAGGTGGTCGGGCAGGTCGTCGACTTCATCCGGAAGCGGCGCGGCGTCGAGAAGATCGACCTCATGGGCTGGTCGTGGGGAACCTCCACCATGGGGCTCTACACCAGCACCCACAACGACAGCGTCAACCGCCTCGTCCTCTACGCGCCGCAATGGCTCGCGCGCACCCCGGGGCTGATCGGCGGTGGCGGCAAGGTGGGGGCCTATCGCACCGTCAACCGGGACAGCGCCCGGGCCCGCTGGCTGACCGGCGTGCCCGAGGACAGGCAGGCCGACCTGATCCCGGCGGGCTGGTTGGACCAGTGGGCCGACGCGACCTTCGCGACCGACTCGGCCGGGGCGAAGCGGTCGCCGCCGGTCCTGCGCGCGCCGAACGGCACGGTCGCCGACAAGGACGCCTACTGGGCGGCCGGCAAGCCGCTCTACGACCCCGACGAGATCCGCGTGCCGGTGCTGATCATCCACGCCGAATGGGACGCTGACCTGCCGAGCTACCAGGCGCAGGAGTACTTCACCAAGCTCACGCACGCGCCCTACAAGCGCTTCGTCGAGCTGGGGGAGGGCACCCACACGGTGATGATGGAGAAGAACCGCATGCAGTTCCTCCACGAGGTCGGGGCCTTCCTCACGGAGGCGGATCCGCAGGCGCTGAACTGAGCGGAGTCCTCGGGCACGGACGTCGGACCCTGGCCCTCATCCCGAGGTGCGGCGAAGCCGCCGCGAAGCAGCCTTCCGGACCTCGCCGCGATCCCTGGAGGCCTCCTTCGAGGCCTCCGCTTCGCTCCGGCACCTCAGGATGAGGGCCAGGGTGGGCATGGGGCGAGGCGGCCGGTCCGGCCGCCTCGGGAAAGCTTTCCCTACTCCGCCGCCTGCCGCGCCCCGTAACCCAGACGGTCGTTCAGCGCGCGGATCAGCTTGGCGGCCGCCTCGGCGATCACGGTGCCCGGCGGGAAGATCGCCGCCGCGCCGGCCGCCGTGAGCGCCTCGTAGTCGCCCGGCGGGATGACGCCGCCGATGGCGATCATCACGTCGTCGCGGCCCTGTTCGGTGAGCGCCGCCTTCAGCTCCGGCACCAGCGTCAGGTGGCCGGCCGCCAGCGACGAGACGCCGACGA
The sequence above is drawn from the Methylobacterium mesophilicum SR1.6/6 genome and encodes:
- a CDS encoding alpha-D-glucose phosphate-specific phosphoglucomutase, whose translation is MTTPKTVATAAFSDQKPGTSGLRKKVPVFRQPNYVENFVQAIFDTLSDKDGATLVLGGDGRFLNREVVQKTLRLAAGNGFGRVLVGRGGLLSTPAASCVIRKSKALGGIILSASHNPGGPEGDFGIKFNAANGGPAPESLTDAIFARARALTEYRLVEAPDLDLDTLGETRLGAMTVTVIDPVADYAELMRTLIDFDAVSRLFASGFRMRFDAMSAVTGPYATAILEGMLGAPAGTVVNAEPKEDFGGHHPDPNPVHCHDLFDLMQGPDAPDFGAASDGDGDRNMIVAPGLFVTPSDSLALLAAHAHRAPGYAGGLAGVARSMPTSRAADRVAAALGIEAYETPTGWKFFGNLLDAGLITLCGEESAGTGSNHVREKDGLWAVLLWLNILAATGERADALVRAHWRAYGRDYYARHDYEEVDSDAANGLMDALREKLAGLPGTRIGDLTVSTADEFAYRDPVDGSLTERQGIRIHFAEDARAVFRLSGTGTAGATLRVYLERYENAPDRLDLPVAEVLAPVAVAAGAIAEIAPRTGRAEPSVVT
- a CDS encoding alpha/beta hydrolase, producing the protein MADRRAQTDPNGAREGKGPTGGLARRHVIGALAAGAAVAATPAPAAAPSSRLTMEEFRLPWSEPGVEIYVRNKRPAGIDRFPGDRILLYVHGSTYPSSTAFDLPLGGMSAMDYLAGLGFDVYCVDLPGYGLSGRPAAMDAPPDDNPPLMRTPDAAKVVGQVVDFIRKRRGVEKIDLMGWSWGTSTMGLYTSTHNDSVNRLVLYAPQWLARTPGLIGGGGKVGAYRTVNRDSARARWLTGVPEDRQADLIPAGWLDQWADATFATDSAGAKRSPPVLRAPNGTVADKDAYWAAGKPLYDPDEIRVPVLIIHAEWDADLPSYQAQEYFTKLTHAPYKRFVELGEGTHTVMMEKNRMQFLHEVGAFLTEADPQALN